In Bacillus sp. NP247, one DNA window encodes the following:
- a CDS encoding PadR family transcriptional regulator, whose translation MNVQFKKGVLELCVLALVKRKDCYGYELVQQISNKFLISEGSVYPLLRRLTKEGYFQTYLKESTEGPPRKYYQLTEQGEIQLTLLVTEWRDFAKGVQEIIEGVEWDE comes from the coding sequence TTGAATGTTCAGTTTAAAAAAGGTGTGTTAGAACTGTGTGTATTGGCGCTTGTAAAACGTAAGGATTGTTATGGTTATGAACTTGTTCAGCAAATTTCAAATAAATTTTTAATATCGGAAGGTTCTGTATATCCGCTATTACGTCGTTTAACGAAAGAGGGATATTTCCAAACATATTTAAAAGAATCCACGGAAGGGCCGCCCCGTAAATATTATCAACTAACAGAGCAAGGAGAGATACAACTTACGTTATTAGTAACAGAGTGGCGTGATTTTGCTAAAGGTGTTCAAGAAATTATTGAAGGGGTGGAATGGGATGAGTAA
- the glnA gene encoding type I glutamate--ammonia ligase: MARYTKEDIFRLAKEENVKYIRLQFTDLLGVIKNVEIPVSQLTKALDNKMMFDGSSIEGFVRIEESDMYLYPDLDTWVIFPWTAEKGKVARLICDIYNADGTPFDGDPRNNLKRVLKEMEALGFSDFNLGPEPEFFLFKVDEKGNPTLELNDNGGYFDLAPMDLGENCRRDIVLELEEMGFEIEASHHEVAPGQHEIDFKYANAIRSCDDIQTFKLVVRTIARKHGLHATFMPKPLYGVNGSGMHCNLSLFKNGENVFFDQNGDLQLSDDARHFIAGILKHAPAFTAVANPTVNSYKRLVPGYEAPCYVAWSAQNRSPLVRIPASRGISTRVEVRSVDPAANPYLVMATLLAAGLDGIKNKLTPPAAVDRNIYVMTKEEREEAGIVDLPATLAQALVTLQSNEIVCGALGDHLLEHFIEAKEIEWDIFRTQVHQWERDQYMSLY; the protein is encoded by the coding sequence ATGGCTAGGTACACAAAAGAAGATATTTTCCGTTTGGCGAAAGAAGAGAATGTAAAGTATATCCGTCTGCAATTTACGGACCTTTTAGGGGTAATTAAAAACGTAGAAATTCCAGTGAGCCAATTAACAAAAGCTCTTGATAACAAAATGATGTTTGATGGATCTTCTATTGAAGGTTTCGTACGTATTGAAGAATCTGATATGTATTTATATCCGGATTTAGATACTTGGGTAATTTTCCCTTGGACAGCTGAAAAAGGTAAAGTAGCTCGTTTAATCTGTGATATTTACAATGCTGATGGTACTCCATTTGATGGCGACCCACGTAACAACTTAAAGCGTGTGTTAAAAGAAATGGAAGCATTAGGATTCTCAGATTTCAATCTTGGACCAGAGCCAGAATTCTTCCTGTTTAAAGTTGATGAAAAAGGAAATCCAACACTGGAATTAAACGATAACGGTGGATACTTCGACCTTGCGCCGATGGATCTAGGGGAAAACTGTCGTCGTGATATCGTTCTTGAACTTGAAGAAATGGGCTTTGAAATTGAAGCATCTCACCATGAGGTTGCACCAGGTCAACACGAAATTGACTTTAAATATGCAAATGCAATTCGCTCATGTGATGACATTCAAACATTCAAGCTTGTTGTAAGAACGATTGCTCGTAAACATGGTTTACACGCAACATTTATGCCGAAACCATTATACGGTGTGAACGGTTCAGGTATGCACTGTAACTTATCATTATTTAAAAATGGTGAGAACGTATTCTTCGATCAAAACGGTGATTTACAATTAAGTGATGATGCTCGTCACTTCATCGCAGGTATTTTAAAACATGCACCAGCATTTACAGCGGTAGCAAACCCAACTGTAAACTCTTACAAGCGTTTAGTGCCTGGATATGAAGCTCCATGTTACGTAGCATGGTCTGCACAAAATCGTAGTCCATTAGTACGTATCCCTGCATCTCGTGGTATTAGTACACGCGTAGAAGTACGTAGTGTTGACCCAGCTGCAAACCCGTATTTAGTAATGGCAACATTATTAGCAGCAGGTCTTGATGGAATTAAAAACAAATTAACTCCACCAGCTGCAGTAGACCGTAACATCTACGTAATGACGAAAGAAGAGCGCGAAGAAGCTGGTATCGTTGATTTACCAGCAACATTAGCGCAAGCGTTAGTTACTTTACAATCTAATGAAATCGTATGTGGCGCATTAGGTGATCATTTACTTGAGCACTTCATTGAAGCAAAAGAAATTGAGTGGGATATTTTCCGCACGCAAGTTCACCAATGGGAACGCGATCAATATATGTCTCTATACTAA
- the glnR gene encoding transcriptional repressor GlnR has product MKEDRRSAPLFPIGIVMDLTQLSARQIRYYEEHNLIFPTRTKGNRRLFSFNDVDKLLEIKDLLDQGLNMAGIKQVLQMKENQTEAVKVKEETKEISKSELRKILRDELQHTGRFNRTSLRQGDISRFFH; this is encoded by the coding sequence ATGAAAGAAGATAGACGTTCTGCTCCGCTGTTTCCAATTGGTATTGTAATGGATTTAACACAATTATCTGCACGTCAAATTCGCTACTATGAAGAGCATAATCTTATTTTTCCAACCCGTACAAAAGGGAATCGTAGATTATTTTCATTTAACGATGTAGATAAATTGTTGGAAATTAAAGATTTGTTAGATCAAGGCTTAAATATGGCCGGAATTAAACAAGTATTGCAAATGAAAGAAAATCAAACAGAAGCAGTGAAAGTAAAAGAAGAAACGAAAGAAATTTCAAAATCCGAGCTTCGCAAAATTCTTCGAGATGAACTACAACATACAGGTAGATTTAATCGGACTTCATTGCGACAAGGTGACATTTCAAGGTTTTTTCACTAA
- a CDS encoding methionine gamma-lyase family protein, giving the protein MFDRLKNGEKMAPIVKEVESQIIEVHKRVDEVIESNQFRVLESFRKHKISDSHFIPTTGYGYDDIGRDTLEKVYADVFGAEAGLVRPQIISGTHAISTALFGILRPGDELLYITGKPYDTLEEIVGVRGKGVGSFKEYNIGYNAVPLTEEGFVDFEAVAAAIHSNTKMIGIQRSKGYATRPSFTVSQIKEMIAFVKEIKPDVVVFVDNCYGEFIEEEEPCHVGADLMAGSLIKNPGGGIVKTGGYIVGKEQYVEACAYRLTSPGIGAEAGASLYSLQEMYQGFFLAPHVAGQALKGAIFTAAFLEKLGMNTSPAWNASRTDLIQSVQFDDKDRMVAFCQAIQYASPINSHFTPYANYMPGYEDDVIMAAGTFIQGASIELSADGPIRPPYVAYVQGGLTYSHVKIAICSAIDALIEKNLLTIS; this is encoded by the coding sequence ATGTTTGATCGTTTGAAAAATGGAGAAAAAATGGCTCCAATCGTAAAAGAAGTAGAAAGTCAAATTATAGAAGTGCATAAACGTGTGGATGAAGTAATTGAGAGTAATCAATTTCGTGTGCTAGAAAGTTTTCGTAAACATAAAATTAGTGATTCGCATTTTATTCCGACGACAGGTTATGGGTATGATGATATTGGTCGTGACACGTTAGAGAAAGTGTATGCGGATGTATTTGGAGCGGAAGCGGGTCTTGTTCGTCCTCAAATTATTTCGGGTACTCATGCAATTTCAACAGCTTTATTTGGTATTTTACGTCCGGGAGATGAGTTACTATACATAACGGGGAAACCGTATGATACGTTAGAAGAAATCGTTGGTGTGCGCGGAAAAGGTGTAGGCTCATTTAAAGAATATAATATTGGTTATAACGCAGTTCCGTTAACTGAAGAGGGGTTTGTGGACTTTGAAGCTGTTGCAGCTGCGATCCATAGTAATACGAAGATGATTGGTATTCAGCGTTCAAAAGGATATGCTACTCGTCCATCGTTTACTGTTTCACAAATTAAAGAGATGATTGCGTTTGTGAAAGAGATTAAACCTGATGTTGTTGTATTTGTAGATAACTGCTATGGCGAATTTATTGAAGAAGAAGAGCCATGTCATGTTGGTGCGGACTTAATGGCAGGTTCTCTTATTAAGAATCCTGGCGGGGGAATTGTTAAAACGGGTGGTTACATTGTCGGTAAAGAACAGTATGTTGAAGCGTGTGCATATCGTCTAACATCTCCGGGGATTGGTGCGGAAGCAGGGGCATCTTTATACAGTCTACAAGAAATGTATCAAGGTTTCTTCTTAGCGCCGCATGTTGCGGGGCAAGCGCTGAAAGGTGCGATTTTTACAGCGGCATTTTTAGAAAAGTTAGGAATGAATACATCGCCAGCGTGGAATGCTTCAAGAACAGATTTAATTCAGTCTGTTCAATTTGATGATAAAGATCGTATGGTTGCGTTCTGTCAAGCGATTCAATATGCATCTCCGATTAATTCGCATTTCACTCCGTATGCAAACTATATGCCAGGTTATGAGGATGATGTAATTATGGCTGCGGGGACGTTTATTCAAGGTGCAAGTATCGAATTGTCAGCTGATGGCCCAATTCGTCCGCCTTATGTTGCTTACGTACAAGGTGGGTTAACTTATTCGCATGTAAAGATTGCGATTTGTTCTGCGATTGATGCGTTAATTGAAAAAAATCTATTAACAATTTCTTAA
- the hflX gene encoding GTPase HflX, translated as MEEKEKVILVGCQLSQDDDEKFMHSMKELVSLAKTARAEVLVSTTQKRPKFHPATYIGKGKLEELTLLTEELEPAVIIFNNELTPSQIRNLSSVLDARVIDRTQLILDIFAQRAKSREGKLQVELAQLQYTMPRLMGQGLSLSRLGGGIGTRGPGETKLETDRRHIRSRIDEIKKQLAVVVEHRKRYRERRKDNKVFQVSLIGYTNAGKSTLFNRLTEADTFEENLLFATLDPTTRKMPLPSGYTVLLTDTVGFIQDLPTSLIAAFRSTLEEAGEADVILHVVDSADSNYVGHEQTVKQLLSDLEINHIPIITLYNKKDKLHQNFIPFPKSDFLMTSAFEESDLLRIKEAIEMKMKEEMDDYQVEIPPSEGRLLTLLKTETLLTKMEFLEDKFVYDCTGYIFAHSSLNGQLKRFLVEEGENNNV; from the coding sequence ATGGAAGAAAAAGAAAAAGTCATATTAGTTGGCTGTCAATTGTCGCAAGATGATGATGAAAAATTTATGCATTCCATGAAAGAGCTTGTATCGCTAGCAAAGACTGCGCGAGCGGAAGTGTTAGTATCAACGACGCAAAAGCGCCCGAAGTTTCATCCTGCGACTTATATAGGAAAAGGTAAACTTGAAGAGCTTACGCTGTTAACTGAAGAATTAGAACCAGCTGTTATTATTTTTAACAACGAGTTAACACCAAGCCAAATTCGGAATTTATCTTCAGTATTAGATGCGAGAGTGATTGACCGAACGCAGTTAATACTAGATATCTTTGCGCAACGTGCGAAATCGAGAGAGGGTAAGCTTCAAGTAGAGCTAGCTCAGTTGCAATATACAATGCCGCGCCTTATGGGGCAAGGTTTGTCTTTATCACGTCTTGGTGGTGGAATTGGTACAAGAGGACCGGGAGAGACGAAGCTTGAAACGGACCGTCGTCATATTCGATCGCGTATTGATGAAATAAAGAAACAACTTGCGGTTGTTGTGGAACATCGAAAAAGATACCGTGAGAGAAGAAAAGACAATAAAGTATTTCAAGTTTCATTAATAGGGTATACAAATGCAGGGAAATCGACGCTATTTAATAGATTAACGGAAGCGGATACGTTTGAAGAAAACTTATTGTTTGCAACGTTAGATCCGACAACAAGAAAGATGCCGTTACCTTCTGGTTATACAGTATTGCTAACTGATACAGTTGGTTTTATACAAGATTTACCTACGTCATTAATTGCTGCTTTTCGTTCAACACTAGAAGAAGCTGGTGAAGCGGATGTTATTTTACATGTTGTTGATTCGGCAGATTCTAATTATGTAGGGCATGAGCAGACAGTAAAACAATTATTGTCAGACCTTGAAATTAATCATATTCCTATTATTACGTTATATAATAAAAAAGATAAATTGCATCAAAACTTCATTCCATTTCCGAAAAGTGATTTCTTAATGACTAGTGCTTTTGAGGAAAGTGATTTACTGCGTATAAAAGAAGCGATAGAAATGAAGATGAAGGAAGAAATGGATGATTATCAAGTGGAAATTCCTCCGAGTGAAGGTAGGTTGTTAACGCTTTTAAAGACGGAAACGTTATTAACTAAAATGGAGTTTCTAGAAGATAAATTTGTATATGATTGTACAGGATATATATTTGCTCATTCATCGCTTAATGGGCAATTAAAGAGATTTTTAGTGGAAGAAGGAGAAAATAATAATGTTTGA
- a CDS encoding trimeric intracellular cation channel family protein, with the protein MAWEIFSIIGTIAFALSGAIVAMEEDYDIFGVYILGMATAFGGGALRNLLIGYPIVAFWQQDMLFQIALLSMTIIFLFPNKLIRQWKKWENITDAIGLSAFAVQGALYAQKLDLPISATIVAAVLTGIGGGIIRDLLARRKPLVLRAEVYAFWTILAGFLIGAKIIVSDWALYTLFILIVCFRMISIHYKWHLPHRRIDTKERSMHK; encoded by the coding sequence ATGGCATGGGAGATTTTTAGCATCATAGGCACAATCGCCTTCGCACTAAGCGGAGCCATTGTTGCAATGGAAGAAGATTATGATATTTTCGGGGTATATATTTTAGGAATGGCAACCGCATTTGGGGGAGGTGCCCTTCGTAATTTATTAATCGGTTATCCAATCGTCGCATTTTGGCAACAAGACATGTTATTCCAAATCGCACTATTATCAATGACGATTATTTTTCTTTTTCCAAATAAATTAATTAGACAGTGGAAAAAATGGGAAAACATCACGGACGCCATCGGTTTATCAGCATTCGCTGTACAAGGAGCACTCTATGCTCAAAAACTAGATTTACCAATTAGCGCTACAATCGTAGCTGCTGTTTTAACAGGCATCGGCGGCGGTATTATCCGCGACCTTTTAGCTCGTAGAAAACCTCTTGTCCTCCGAGCTGAAGTATATGCGTTTTGGACGATTTTAGCAGGTTTCTTAATTGGCGCTAAAATTATCGTTAGCGATTGGGCTTTATACACCTTATTCATTTTAATTGTTTGCTTCCGCATGATTTCTATTCATTACAAATGGCATTTACCGCATAGACGTATCGATACAAAGGAACGTTCAATGCATAAATAA
- the spoVK gene encoding stage V sporulation protein K, with protein sequence MEQSMRKKNNNQINIVLNHRKKISLPASENQTVISSETTTKHEMLQRIEEEMGKLVGMDDIKKIIKEIYAWIYVNKKRQEVGLKSEKQVLHMLFRGNPGTGKTTVARMIGKLLFEMNILSKGHLVEAERADLVGEYIGHTAQKTRDLIKKAMGGILFIDEAYSLARGGEKDFGKEAIDTLVKHMEDKQHGFVLILAGYSREMNHFLSLNPGLQSRFPFIIEFADYSVNQLLEIGKRMYEEREYQLSKEAEWKFRDHLHAVKYSSQITSFSNGRYVRNIVEKSIRTQAMRLLQEDTYDKYDLIGISSVDLMLEEETHST encoded by the coding sequence ATGGAACAATCGATGCGTAAGAAAAATAACAATCAAATTAATATTGTATTAAACCATCGAAAAAAAATTTCGTTACCGGCATCAGAAAATCAAACGGTAATTTCAAGTGAAACCACTACTAAACATGAGATGTTGCAGAGAATTGAAGAAGAGATGGGAAAACTTGTTGGGATGGATGATATAAAAAAGATAATAAAAGAAATTTATGCTTGGATTTATGTAAATAAAAAAAGGCAAGAGGTGGGGTTGAAGTCTGAGAAGCAAGTGCTTCACATGTTATTTAGGGGGAATCCCGGTACTGGGAAGACAACCGTTGCTAGAATGATAGGAAAATTGTTGTTTGAGATGAATATTTTATCGAAGGGGCATTTAGTTGAAGCTGAACGTGCTGATCTTGTAGGTGAGTATATCGGTCATACAGCGCAAAAGACGAGAGATTTAATAAAGAAGGCTATGGGAGGGATTTTATTTATTGATGAAGCGTATTCATTAGCGCGGGGTGGAGAGAAGGATTTTGGGAAGGAAGCTATTGATACACTTGTGAAGCATATGGAAGATAAGCAGCACGGTTTTGTATTAATTTTAGCTGGATATTCAAGAGAGATGAATCATTTTCTTTCATTAAATCCAGGATTACAATCTCGTTTTCCATTTATTATTGAATTTGCGGATTACTCGGTAAATCAGTTGTTGGAAATTGGAAAGAGAATGTATGAAGAGCGTGAATACCAGTTATCAAAGGAAGCTGAGTGGAAATTTAGAGATCATTTACATGCTGTAAAGTATTCGTCGCAAATTACATCGTTTAGTAATGGGCGGTACGTACGGAATATTGTTGAAAAATCAATTCGCACACAGGCTATGCGGTTGTTGCAAGAAGATACGTATGATAAGTATGATTTAATTGGAATATCAAGTGTTGATTTAATGTTGGAAGAGGAGACGCACAGTACATAA
- a CDS encoding tyrosine-type recombinase/integrase, which produces METTEFHDTIQAFSIFLLNKGRKSSTIKRYVYDIEDFGHWLEKNKKLPSSNIWATLCTKDYEDYFSDLKKNRHYSEKTMHRVFIVLNRMHHFLNIPNPLKNMEITIQPNRSLRNEDFISSDEEKRLKHIVTSLEGLSEKQRPVRPLLMDRNISILSLLIDYGLSLQELTALAMHHVHFETNTLSIPATAGVERTITLATEDKKQLYTYYKSIPEPVRPKYHSNDPLFVAFDFNRGTYRWVYENDAPKALTEIAIQKMIRLEVARANLRKGISGQHFRNTYILNLIKKETPESEIIKLAGFKSKISLKRYYKYAENRKNALL; this is translated from the coding sequence ATGGAAACAACGGAATTCCATGATACAATACAAGCCTTTTCTATTTTTTTATTGAATAAAGGCCGAAAGTCTTCAACCATTAAACGTTACGTTTATGACATTGAAGATTTTGGACATTGGTTAGAAAAAAACAAAAAGCTCCCTTCCAGTAATATATGGGCAACACTTTGTACAAAAGACTATGAAGATTACTTTTCAGACTTAAAAAAGAATCGACACTACTCTGAGAAAACAATGCATCGCGTATTTATTGTATTAAATAGAATGCATCATTTTCTTAACATTCCAAATCCATTAAAGAATATGGAAATTACTATTCAACCAAACCGTTCATTGCGTAATGAAGATTTCATTTCATCCGATGAAGAAAAAAGATTAAAGCATATAGTCACTTCATTAGAAGGACTTTCAGAAAAACAACGTCCTGTTCGTCCGTTATTAATGGATCGTAATATTTCTATTTTAAGTCTATTAATCGATTACGGACTATCCTTACAGGAACTTACAGCACTAGCTATGCATCACGTTCATTTCGAAACTAATACACTTTCTATTCCAGCAACCGCAGGCGTAGAAAGAACAATCACATTAGCAACCGAAGACAAAAAACAACTGTACACATATTATAAAAGTATTCCAGAACCAGTTCGTCCTAAATACCATAGTAATGACCCATTGTTTGTTGCATTCGATTTTAACCGCGGAACATACAGATGGGTATACGAAAACGACGCACCAAAAGCACTAACAGAAATCGCTATCCAAAAAATGATCCGACTTGAAGTAGCAAGAGCGAATTTACGCAAAGGAATCTCAGGACAACACTTTCGCAACACCTATATTTTAAACTTAATAAAAAAAGAAACGCCGGAATCAGAAATTATAAAACTAGCTGGATTCAAATCAAAAATTTCACTAAAACGATATTATAAATACGCAGAAAATAGAAAAAACGCCTTATTGTAA